From a region of the Hyalangium ruber genome:
- the tnpC gene encoding IS66 family transposase — protein sequence MRPRTGQLRIGTGLGEDLHYFVLLADKDHVFFEYTPRETSAAVEELFRGYSGYIQADAKSVYDVLFQKPDTPPEGHDSPEKVGCWSHCRRKFWEATCAKSEVAREGLARIGRLFALEEAWKADTPQTIHRLRNAHLRPHLEAFFRWAEEEYSQVRDERGLLRSALGYAVRQKEALMRVLDDGRLVLDNNRSERALRTIAVGRKAWLFVGSDDHAQSAGNILSLVASARLHGLDPEAYLRDLFRVLAHWPRERYLELAPRYWASTRARLDSQQLAAELGPLTVPPPLVPSPQQETAANGSSR from the coding sequence GTGCGGCCAAGGACGGGGCAGCTCCGTATCGGGACGGGGCTCGGCGAGGACTTACACTACTTCGTGCTGCTGGCGGACAAGGACCATGTCTTCTTCGAGTACACGCCTCGGGAGACCAGCGCCGCAGTGGAGGAGCTGTTCCGAGGCTACTCGGGCTACATTCAGGCCGACGCCAAGAGTGTCTACGACGTGCTGTTCCAAAAGCCCGACACACCGCCCGAAGGCCACGACAGCCCAGAAAAGGTCGGCTGCTGGTCTCACTGCCGCAGAAAATTCTGGGAGGCCACCTGCGCCAAGAGCGAGGTAGCGCGCGAAGGCCTGGCGCGCATCGGCCGCCTCTTCGCGCTTGAGGAGGCCTGGAAAGCGGATACCCCGCAGACAATCCACCGCCTGCGCAACGCGCACCTGCGCCCGCACCTGGAGGCCTTCTTCCGCTGGGCAGAAGAGGAGTACTCCCAGGTGCGCGACGAACGGGGCCTGTTGCGCTCGGCGCTCGGCTACGCGGTGCGCCAGAAAGAAGCCCTGATGCGGGTGCTCGACGACGGACGGCTCGTGCTCGACAACAACCGCTCGGAGCGCGCGCTGCGGACCATCGCCGTGGGCAGGAAGGCCTGGCTCTTCGTCGGCAGCGATGACCACGCCCAGAGTGCCGGCAACATCCTCTCCCTCGTCGCCTCGGCTCGCCTGCACGGACTCGACCCTGAAGCCTACTTGCGCGACCTGTTCCGCGTGCTCGCCCACTGGCCGAGGGAGCGCTACCTGGAACTGGCCCCCCGCTACTGGGCCAGCACCCGGGCTCGCCTCGACAGCCAGCAACTCGCTGCGGAACTCGGCCCTCTCACTGTCCCCCCGCCTCTCGTCCCGTCGCCGCAACAGGAGACTGCGGCGAACGGCTCGTCCCGATAG